In the genome of Neoarius graeffei isolate fNeoGra1 chromosome 27, fNeoGra1.pri, whole genome shotgun sequence, one region contains:
- the LOC132874764 gene encoding uncharacterized protein LOC132874764 gives MCCCPENTMAIAVMEAFPDVPTIQFDTTKRAMAEARRFMALQVLKASVFENECGMCGTDKAPGNAASYTDWIQCDACDRWFHALCLNMVKATLDSLKKQKWLCVLCE, from the exons ATGTGTTGCTGCCCAGAGAATACG ATGGCCATAGCAGTGATGGAAGCTTTCCCAGACGTTCCGACAATACAATTCGACACAACAAAGAGAGCCATGGCAGAAGCGAGAAGATTTATGGCTCTCCAAGTCCTCAAAGCGTCAG TCTTTGAAAATGAATGCGGCATGTGTGGAACGGACAAGGCCCCTGGGAACGCGGCTTCTTACACAGACTGG ATCCAGTGCGACGCATGTGACCGTTGGTTTCATGCTCTTTGTCTCAACATGGTGAAGGCAACATTGGacagcttaaaaaaacaaaaatggcttTGTGTTTTGTGTGAATAA